In Rhizophagus irregularis chromosome 26, complete sequence, one genomic interval encodes:
- a CDS encoding uncharacterized protein (SECRETED:cutsite_TLA-EE; SECRETED:prob_0.9013); SECRETED:SignalP(1-22) produces the protein MRSSSTLAFLAVLFIAFTLTLAEETQQLEPTSMYKRQYGSSYSSSSSTIELSFISFAIMLFTSLFAF, from the coding sequence aTGCGTTCATCATCAACTCTTGCTTTCCTCGCTGTCCTTTTCATCGCATTTACTTTGACTCTTGCTGAAGAAACTCAACAATTGGAACCCACTTCAATGTATAAACGTCAATATGGCAGCAGTTATAGTTCCTCTTCTTCGACAATTGAATTGTCATTCATAAGTTTTGCCATTATGTTATTCACATCTTTATTCgctttctaa